DNA from Musa acuminata AAA Group cultivar baxijiao chromosome BXJ1-5, Cavendish_Baxijiao_AAA, whole genome shotgun sequence:
CTGAAGATCATGGCTTTGCTGGTGGCTGTTGCTGGCATTTGGATCAGCTTACTAGAAACATCAGTAGTTCCTCGTAGCTACACTTGGTTGGTCAGTTTCATGCCATTTATTCCTTCTATCTGAAGTTTAAAATGATCATCTTCTCTATAAAGTATCAACACATTTATGTTCTATTTTCCAGCTGCCAGTTTATCTAGTTGTTTCATTAGGATGCTATGGTCTTCTCATGGTCGGAGTAGGCTTGATGCTGTTTCCAACATGTCCCCAGGAAGCTTCACTACTGCAAAAGGTTGCGTTAGTCATAATGTTTATTTCTGATCAATTTTGTGCTAAAATTCCTGCTTTTTCAGGCTAATTTCACACCTCTACAAGTACAAGAAATTTCATAGTCAAATTTCATAAATTATCGCTTGTCTTTTATGAAGACTAGCAAAAAAGAACCTTCAAGTAGTTTTTTTGttgacagatttttttttttctcttggaatttttttctGCTACAATTACTATTTCCTATTTGGATGATAAATTCTGAATCTTCATTACTTACGCCATAGGAAGATATCCTGTTTACTCATTTACCAATCACAATGATGAAAGATCACGGATGACAATCTTCATATTCCTCACTGCAGCTATTTCACCCACATAAAGGAATTGTAAATACTTCCTATTAATGATCATATACTGGTAAACCATCTTAGTCATTTTTGTTGCAATAGCTTGAAGTTAGTGTAGGGAATGGTCACTGTAAAATTGTTGAATATTCATCCACTGTTGTCAACGGACTCAACACAATAAAAAATTCTATCTTGGTTCTTGGGAGAGTTTTGCAAATTATATAGTCCATGACTCCATGTGCTTGTGAGTTGAGTCTTTGAGGTTTCGAGGAGGTTTCTTCAGTTAGAACCACATTTTTTGGATAACTTTACTAACTATAAAATTTGCTGGTTCTATTGGTTGACATAAGAAAAAAACATTAAAGTTATGAAAGTTGAAGTTTTTATTGGAGTCAAATTAAATATCAACTCCAGCAATAGCCTCATTTTATTCCTAAGAACTAGAGTAGAACTgatatatttaaagaaaaagagagaaactaCTCTGAGAAACTTCTAATCTTGAAAGAATTTCCTCACTCAAAAGTTAAAAAGATCGTATTCCCTTATGTCTTTTCTTTCATGCTTCATGAACTCCAAtgctatattaattatatatattagcaAATATTAACAGAACCTTATTTCAAATACTTTTCGCCTTCTCTTATTACATCTTGAATTTTCTGTTTCAGGGCACCTTAGTGTATTACCATGGTGATGCAAGCTTATACAATTTAAGCttctttctcaattttttttccAGGGCTTTAGTTGTTTACTGGTTGTTCCATTATGTTTGTagtttatgttattttatttgagTTATAAATTATGCTAGTGAGGTTTTATGCCAAATTCTTTGAAACAAACTTGCCAAGCTGGGGGATGGGCACCAGTAGGCATTGTTGATACTCACTACCTATTTGATTTGTGTGATTTCAATTCTACCTTTCACATTGGGGTTTGGGTATTTTATGATTTTTACCGCTTGTAATCATCAACATATCTTGGCAAAATTGTGTAAAGCCTACAAGTTTATTTGGAAAGTTTAGAGGCCCATATTAAAATGATTGATAAAAGAAGTAGTATGACAGTGCTAGGCCTTAATTAGCAATTTGGCGTGAGGCTTGTTGGTTTTTAGTGTTGAATTCTTCACATTCACTTGAATTTGATAAAGCTATtgacaaagaataaaaaaattatatatcaatcaATTCAATGTTCATAATTCTGCAGAAATTGAATTTTGGATTTAAACTTTGTATTGACacttatatataaaaatttaattatatgtCTACAAACATATGATATGGTTCAATATGACAATTGACATGATAACTTGATGAGCCTACAAACATCTCAAAGTCCTTCCACTTCATGTGGGAGCAATAAGGGAAATTGTATCACAACCTCCTATACTTATGAAATTATAATCTCACACACAATCTTCCCTACTCATAAACTGAAGTCCAATACAGAAACTATAACCATCAGCTAGTGGTGGTGTGTGAGATTCAGCTCAGTGGTGGTTTTATGCGGTGATATGCCTCCAACTTCATTCACAAATGATTACTTTTCAACTTGAGCCTACACACTTTAGTACTAGGTTTGCTTTGCTATTAACTTTTAAAATCTGAGTCGATAAAACTATTCAGTAACttgattaacataaaatatatgactCAAAATGCTTAAGTCTCAATTTTTGATGGAAGACTCATCTAGTCTTATTAATTGTCACAACATCCTTCGAGACTAATGAAGGTCTCATGATTTGCTTGCTTATATATATGCTTGTAGATTTTGGTTCATAATGTAGTTACATTAAGAAGTGTTAGTTCTCTTTTACTATGCAGGATATCATTGAGGCCAAAGAATTCTTGAAAAGCAGGGGAGTAGATGTTGGTGCTGATTAAAGTGGATTTCATACTCTGAAGTTGTTTGCCATATGAATTATCACTGATCCAATCATGAGACTCATAAAAGCAGTGAACCAGAAATCTCCCCTCTCCTCCATTTGTCAATGCATACAGATTGCAGCTTGGATTCCTTCCATGGGCTTTTTGTTAGAAGACAATAGTCATTTCTTCCGTTTCCTGTTACATTACATGCCAGAATGTGAACCAGAAATTTTGATGACCTTTGTGATCTGCCGGTTTATGGATCTGGCATTTGGGGAAATTtccatttattttattaattggaCACTTGTATCTCTTGAAATTTTGTTAATTTTGTttgaacattattattattattattcttacaaTATCAGGTTAGCTAAATCCAATTATGAAAAGCCAGCATTTGAATGACTTGCGAAGCATTGTGTTCAGATATACCTAATCAGTATGGTGTCACTAATTTTTGCTCATCGTTcgttcttcctctttcttctttgttttatTCTCAATTAATACAATTCTAACTCGTAATAAAATATTCTAGCAATTCAACATATCCTTTATTTTAACCTTAAAGATCAGATTATTTAGATCTAAATTAAAACCCTAGTTTAGATGTAATTAAGTTAAAATTAGCTATTTGGATtaagaatattaattatttcatgcatattttcaaagttaaaaaaaGTTTCTTTTGGGTATAATATGGATTGTTAGGATAATTTTCCTTTTAGTAAAAAGGAAGTTATTATAATAAGTGaaatgaaaagatttttttttttttttgttaaggttcattttagccCCCCCTCATGATTTATTTGTGTTTAAAATAATCATTAgatttttaaaaacatagtatATAAGTTTTTTTCGTTAAATCTAAATTAGTAGATGTTATGGTATGTTGATtcttaataaatcattaatataatgacatgtgtaatttaaggttaaaaaaaattgagaccTCCATCAATGTCGGAGGAGGAGGCATTGTTATGGAAGCGACTACCAGCAATAGCATTGAGCTGTTACTACTTAGCAAGACGTCGAAAGCTCTTAAGTTTATTGTAAGTGCGAGAAAGGCTGTGTGCGGGTGATGCTCTACTAGGCAGTAGCAGCTCGGTGCTACAGTTGGTGGTCACTTCCACGATGACGCCTTCTCCCATCATTGatggttttaattttttttacttaaattatatgtatcattatattaatgatttattgtgagtcaatatGCTACATAAATAGACTTTAATATTTGTTAACTCACAAAAGAGACTTATATATTtcgtttttttaaaatatatgggtTATTTTAAGCACGAGTAAGCCAAGGTCCATGGCCAAAATTATATGggctaaaatggatcttaaccataaattatatgtgttattatattaataatttattgttaGTCAGCATTCTATGTAAGTAGACTTTCACGTATGTTAACTCAAACTTTATGTCGGCGGCTTATatactatgtttttaaaaatatatgtgtTATTTTATACATGAATAAATCATAAGAGTTTAAGAT
Protein-coding regions in this window:
- the LOC135674100 gene encoding dolichol-phosphate mannose synthase subunit 3-like → MKHILKIMALLVAVAGIWISLLETSVVPRSYTWLLPVYLVVSLGCYGLLMVGVGLMLFPTCPQEASLLQKDIIEAKEFLKSRGVDVGAD